Proteins encoded together in one Fibrobacter sp. UWH4 window:
- a CDS encoding RodZ family helix-turn-helix domain-containing protein: protein MSNPAEKSPDEKLGAFIARVREERGMSVEELSAATKVSVAYIKSIEAGDWKAFPVAAYVRGYLHSISNKLNLDQQQVLKAYNAESGAPAQNDFEDVSGGQKLAPLKDGEIKKKSMAVPVVLVLLVLAFLVASHFLDLESLATKQSSEQQPAENVPAAVEDSMTQEIPDGAEAVPADSLVNDSAAKDSAADRFAVNATVSQAVVDEAVKKSDLPASATIFISSDSKKDSVAVEEAPKTKKTNFLLVGSGEALSWVGLKRREDSNSFLKEANISRAGVKMVYNTNDTLCVTIGEPKAIAKMYLNGVETPLPEMKFGRVTRFRVFGGRIVK, encoded by the coding sequence ATGTCGAATCCGGCAGAAAAAAGCCCCGATGAAAAGCTGGGCGCGTTTATTGCAAGAGTCCGCGAAGAACGCGGCATGAGTGTCGAAGAACTTTCTGCGGCGACCAAGGTGTCTGTCGCTTATATCAAGTCCATTGAAGCGGGAGACTGGAAGGCCTTCCCGGTAGCGGCGTACGTTCGCGGTTATCTGCATTCCATTAGTAACAAGTTGAATTTGGATCAGCAGCAGGTGCTCAAGGCTTACAATGCCGAAAGCGGTGCCCCGGCTCAAAATGATTTTGAAGACGTTTCGGGCGGCCAGAAGCTTGCTCCCCTCAAGGATGGCGAAATCAAGAAAAAGAGCATGGCCGTGCCTGTGGTGCTCGTGCTTCTCGTACTGGCATTCCTAGTTGCGTCTCACTTCCTTGATTTGGAATCTTTGGCGACGAAACAGTCTAGCGAGCAGCAGCCCGCTGAAAATGTTCCTGCCGCTGTTGAAGATTCGATGACTCAGGAAATTCCTGATGGTGCCGAAGCGGTGCCCGCCGATTCCCTGGTGAATGATTCTGCCGCAAAGGACTCCGCTGCAGACCGTTTTGCGGTCAATGCGACGGTGAGCCAGGCGGTGGTAGACGAAGCGGTGAAAAAGTCTGATTTGCCTGCATCTGCAACGATTTTCATTTCTTCGGATTCCAAGAAGGATTCTGTTGCAGTTGAAGAAGCTCCGAAGACCAAGAAGACGAATTTCTTGCTGGTCGGTTCGGGTGAAGCTCTTTCTTGGGTTGGGCTCAAGCGCCGTGAAGATTCGAATTCTTTCCTCAAGGAAGCGAACATCTCCAGGGCGGGTGTCAAGATGGTGTACAACACGAACGATACTTTGTGCGTGACCATCGGCGAACCCAAGGCGATTGCTAAAATGTACCTGAACGGAGTCGAAACTCCGCTTCCCGAAATGAAGTTTGGCCGTGTTACGCGTTTCCGCGTGTTCGGTGGCCGTATCGTTAAATAA
- a CDS encoding nucleoside triphosphate pyrophosphatase → MMGKTKVILASGSPRRREILQLIGVNFEVVVSNEEEKPTSTNPLDFPKENASIKALAVSRKMPAEIVLGFDTLVFLDGVPLGKPHSEAEALDMLRKLNNRSHKVITGVAIAHGGQILKAECEETEVIFRNCSDQELEKYVNSRDPMDKAGAYGIQTGGARLIKAIRGCYYNVVGLPVARMLQMLGDLKVEV, encoded by the coding sequence ATGATGGGAAAAACGAAAGTGATTTTAGCGAGTGGGTCGCCGCGACGCAGAGAAATTTTGCAGTTGATCGGCGTCAATTTTGAAGTGGTTGTTTCGAACGAAGAAGAAAAGCCGACTTCGACGAATCCCCTCGATTTTCCGAAAGAAAATGCGTCAATCAAGGCGCTTGCCGTTTCGCGCAAGATGCCCGCTGAAATTGTTCTCGGCTTTGATACGCTCGTGTTTCTGGATGGAGTGCCCCTCGGAAAGCCTCACTCCGAAGCGGAGGCGCTGGATATGCTACGAAAGTTGAACAATCGTTCGCACAAAGTAATTACCGGTGTCGCCATTGCCCATGGTGGGCAAATTCTCAAGGCGGAATGCGAGGAAACAGAGGTCATTTTTAGAAACTGTTCCGATCAGGAACTCGAAAAATATGTAAATTCTAGGGACCCGATGGATAAGGCGGGCGCTTACGGAATTCAGACTGGTGGCGCAAGGCTTATCAAGGCAATTCGGGGGTGTTATTACAACGTTGTGGGACTCCCTGTGGCGAGGATGCTCCAGATGTTGGGTGATTTGAAGGTAGAGGTATAA